The DNA segment GGCTGGTCGACCACTTGAACTACTGCCGACAAACCTTGGTCGTACTGGATGATGCCTCCGTGCCGCGCCTTCGGTTCACAGAATTTGCCATTGTGCAACGAGCGAACTTGAACTCGCACTTGCAGAGGTGGTCCATGGAGCTGATCCGTGTGCCCACCGACCTCCAACGACACGATAGCTCCGACGCCAGCCTGCTGGCATCGAGCAACCGCCGCCAAGTCGTAGATGCACACCAAGGCCGGCCCCAACTGACGCTGCAACAGCGATTGGGCGATGAACGTTCCGTCAGCGGCTGACCCTCCGCCTACGTTGTCACCCATATCTAACAGGCAAACTGGTGTTGGTGAAATATGTGTGACAAGCTGTAGCGCCTCGTGCAGGCTGACCAGTTGACCAATCAACTCGTGGCGGTGTGACCACAGGCTGTCGGCGAGCTGGTCGGCAAATTGATTCGCCAACTTCGGATCGGCATCGGTAATAACGATGGCTGACGCGCCCATTTCGAACACATCAGCGTAGGGAAATCCCAACAGAACACTATTGGACAGGACTCGTGGCTGCAACAGTTGTTGGTCCGCCAAATCGAAGTGTCGTCGAAGATGCGGCTCGGCGGTACACTGCCGTTCGATGTTGATTACCAAGGGAGGAAAGCGAGCTGCCATCACCGGATGCACGCGACCTGTCAGTGTATCGACCATCAATCGAGCCGCCTCAAGTCCGCGCTCCCGCTGATCCAAATGAGGATTGGTTCGATAGGCAATCAAAGCCGTGCATGCTTGGACCATTTGGGCGGATAGATTTGCGTGAGGGTCCAAGGTCGCGATGACTGGTACTTCACCGGGCAATGCCTGGCGAACTTGGCTGAGCCAGTAGCCATCCGCATCCAAGTGAGCCTCAGACACCGCCGCACCATGAGCGGCTACTAGCAAGCCATCTAATGGTTTGTTACGCTCAACCAGCGCTCGTATGTGATCGACCAGGCTGTCCAGCGCTTCGGCAGCGATCGGTCCACTGGGCGTCGCCCGGGCTACCATGAGTGGCACTGGCTGTATAGCTTGATCCTTGGCCAA comes from the Pirellulaceae bacterium genome and includes:
- a CDS encoding M81 family metallopeptidase, with product MRIGILGLLHESNTFVQQRTTLRHFQDDLYLEGSELVTRLGSSHHEIGGFISGLHQLAKDQAIQPVPLMVARATPSGPIAAEALDSLVDHIRALVERNKPLDGLLVAAHGAAVSEAHLDADGYWLSQVRQALPGEVPVIATLDPHANLSAQMVQACTALIAYRTNPHLDQRERGLEAARLMVDTLTGRVHPVMAARFPPLVINIERQCTAEPHLRRHFDLADQQLLQPRVLSNSVLLGFPYADVFEMGASAIVITDADPKLANQFADQLADSLWSHRHELIGQLVSLHEALQLVTHISPTPVCLLDMGDNVGGGSAADGTFIAQSLLQRQLGPALVCIYDLAAVARCQQAGVGAIVSLEVGGHTDQLHGPPLQVRVQVRSLHNGKFCEPKARHGGIIQYDQGLSAVVQVVDQPLTLLLTSKRMVPFSLQQLISCGIQPGDYRILVAKGVHAPLAAYREVCDQFIRVNTPGSTCADLTQ